In a single window of the Flavobacterium sp. W4I14 genome:
- a CDS encoding hypothetical protein (product_source=Hypo-rule applied; superfamily=51445), whose translation MHEIEPYYQWRDDYISAEDERSPFYNTEYSELYFDKQIYNFLLHPQWDEFGSNTLYMKVLYADYDRSYAIIEFIGEWNDAINNDIMLLKRDILELMMDEGINKFILIGENVLNFHASDDSYYEEWFQEVEDGWIVGVNFQEHVITEFRDNNIDYYINFGGAFDHLPWRTLKPLQFFKKVEELLTKRLN comes from the coding sequence ATGCACGAAATTGAGCCTTATTACCAGTGGAGAGATGATTATATTTCGGCAGAAGATGAGCGTTCGCCGTTTTACAATACCGAATATTCAGAACTTTACTTCGATAAGCAGATTTACAATTTTTTACTGCACCCGCAATGGGACGAGTTTGGTTCGAATACCCTATACATGAAGGTGTTATACGCCGATTATGATCGCAGTTATGCCATTATAGAATTTATAGGAGAGTGGAATGATGCCATTAACAACGACATTATGCTGCTGAAACGCGATATTTTAGAACTGATGATGGATGAAGGCATTAATAAATTTATCCTGATCGGTGAAAATGTACTGAATTTTCATGCTTCAGATGACAGTTACTACGAAGAATGGTTTCAGGAAGTAGAAGATGGCTGGATTGTTGGGGTAAATTTTCAGGAACATGTAATCACTGAGTTTCGCGATAATAACATCGATTATTACATTAACTTTGGTGGTGCATTTGATCATCTGCCATGGCGCACATTAAAACCTTTACAGTTCTTTAAAAAAGTTGAAGAACTGCTGACAAAAAGATTAAACTAA